A genome region from Falsibacillus pallidus includes the following:
- the yabP gene encoding sporulation protein YabP → MNNYYDANPSNKVTVQEHDVMMRGRKVLDITGVKQVESFDNEEFLLETVMGFLSVRGQNLQMKNLDVDKGIVSIKGKVFDLVYLDEQHGEKAKGLFSKLFR, encoded by the coding sequence ATGAATAACTATTATGATGCAAATCCATCTAATAAAGTGACTGTCCAAGAGCATGATGTCATGATGCGCGGCAGAAAAGTGCTCGACATCACCGGGGTTAAGCAGGTTGAAAGCTTTGATAATGAGGAATTTCTTCTGGAGACTGTCATGGGTTTTCTATCTGTAAGGGGCCAAAATCTGCAGATGAAAAATCTTGATGTGGATAAAGGGATTGTATCCATCAAAGGGAAGGTGTTCGACCTCGTTTATCTTGATGAACAGCATGGGGAGAAAGCTAAAGGGCTCTTTAGCAAGCTGTTCCGATGA